In endosymbiont of Galathealinum brachiosum, the DNA window CTAACAATTTATGTGCTTTTAGGGTTTTGGCAACCACCAGCAAACCGGAAGTATCTTTATCCAGCCGATGCACAATGCCTGAACGGGGCACCCCATGTAATTTTTCATCATGAAAAAGCAGTCCGTTCTGCAAAGTACCGTCCGGATGTCCTGCACCCGGGTGCACGATCAACCCTACGGGTTTATTGATAACCAGAATATCATCATCTTCATAGATGATATCCAACGGGATATCCTGAGCAATAACCTCTTCATCACACATTTCATGCTCAATGCTAACCTCAAGTAACTCACCACCAATCACCTTGTCTCTGGCCCTTGGAGTAGCTCCGTCTAACTTAACCCGCTCGGCTTTAATCCACGCCTGTAGACGGCTACGGGAATAATCAGGGAACATTTTCACTAAAACCGCATCTAATCTCTGAGATGCATATTCAAGTGGAATACTTATTTTTACTGTTTCATGGTTTATACCATCGGACATAGACGACTTCTCTTGTATAATGTCTGCTTAATCTGAACTGAAAGCATTTTAACCGGCTCAATATTAAATAACACTGCTTAACTTTTTTATTTACACAACATGCTACACCGAGAATTATGACACGATTACTTTCTACCCTTATTTTATCTTTGTTTCTTATCGCCTGCAGCGATGACGGCGTTAAAAGCGACCCTTACGCCGACTGGAGTGCACTCGACTTTTATGATGAAGCCAGCACAGCTCTGAATGCAGGGGAGTTCGAGGAAGCCATTAAAAACCTTGAAAACCTCGAAGCACGCTTCCCTTTCAGCCCTTATGCCAGACAGGCCCAGCTGGATGTAGCATATGCTTATTATAAATTCGAAGAACCGGAATCAGCTATAGCCGCTGCGGATCGTTTTATTAGAATTAACCCAAGAGACAAAAATGTTGATTATGCCTACTACTTAAAAGGCCTGGCTGACTACAACCGGGGCACAGGATTTCTGGACAGCTACTTCCCCCGCGACCTGTCACAACATGATAACAAATCAATGGGCGATTCTTTACGCAGCTTTTCCACACTGGTTGAGCGTTTCCCAGACAGCCGTTATGCCAATGACGCATACCAGCATATGGTATTTTTACGCAATAAACTGGCAGAAGCCGAAATACATGCAGCTGAATATTACATAAAACGTAAAGCCTGGTTAGCCGCAGCCAAGCGCGGTCAATACGTACTGGAAAACTACCCGACAACCCCAGCCAGCCGTAAGGGTCTGGCCATTATGGTGCAGTCTTATAAAGAACTA includes these proteins:
- a CDS encoding outer membrane protein assembly factor BamD, with product MTRLLSTLILSLFLIACSDDGVKSDPYADWSALDFYDEASTALNAGEFEEAIKNLENLEARFPFSPYARQAQLDVAYAYYKFEEPESAIAAADRFIRINPRDKNVDYAYYLKGLADYNRGTGFLDSYFPRDLSQHDNKSMGDSLRSFSTLVERFPDSRYANDAYQHMVFLRNKLAEAEIHAAEYYIKRKAWLAAAKRGQYVLENYPTTPASRKGLAIMVQSYKELGLNDLSADAQSVLDANPIVTENLADNTNTELEAPEK